From Simonsiella muelleri ATCC 29453:
GCCTTGTCGTTAGTTGTGGCTAATCACGCTTATACGCAACAGCGTAATCAAGAAGTTGCCGAGCAAGTGCAGCAATTAAAAGAAGCCGAACAAGAGCGTGCTGCTGAACAGCTGGCAGAAGCGCAGCAAGTAGAGCAACAACGGCATATAATGATAAGGTCTTAAAATGCATATTGAAGAATTATATCAAGCTGTTAGCAATATGGCTGTGGTAGCACAACATCTTAAAGAAGATGCTGAAAATGCTGTGCAAATTCAGCAGCAAGTAGCCTATCAATTAGAACAGAGATTACAGGTGCTGGATGAAAGCATTGAAACAGCACTTGCTCGTCATGTTGAAAAATTGCGTGAACAAGTAGCTCAACAAGTTGCTGATGGTAGTCAGGACAGTATGCAGGATTTTCAACAGCAATTAGAAGATTTAAAAAAGCAAATGTTGGATTTTAGTCAATTTGCTGCGATGATTAAAAAAGATTTAAACAAAGTATCGCATTCTATTTTGATGAAAATTGGTGTTTTGTCTAGCGTGGCTTTGGTTGCGGTAATTGGTTCTGCGTTGTGGTTGGTTTTTTATTATAAAGGTATAATTCGGGAAAATAAGTTAAGTGCGGAAGCTGTGCAGTTATATAGCCAAGCTGACGTAAAATTATGTCAGGGCAAATTATGTGTTAAAACGCAACCTACGCCACAAGAATTTAGGAAAGATGGGTATATAATTGTGGCACCCAAAAATGGTACAAATAATTTTCAGGCTGCCTGAAATCGCAGCCGCCACAAAAACAATTTTAATTTAAATCAAAGAGAAAACAGGCTACTACTATGTTTTTCAATAACTTACTCAGTTTGGCAATTTGGCTGCCGATATTATCAGGCGTGCTAGTGCTGGCAACTGGCTCAGATAGTCGGGCTCCTTTGGCACGCATACTCGCGTTGATTGGCGCAGCGGCTGGCTTTTTGGTTACGCTGCCCTTGTTTACCCAGTTTGACCGCAGCAACGGCGGCTATCAGTTCACCGAACTGCATTCGTGGATACCCACGCTCAATCTCAATTACGCGCTTGGTGTGGATGGTATTTCCGTGCTGTTTATCATTTTGAACGCCTTTATCACGCTGATGGTGGTGTTGTCAGCGTGGGAAGTGATTCAGAATCGCCCCGCGCAATACATGGCGGCATTTCTTATTATGTCGGGCTTGATTAACGGCGCATTTGCGGCGCAGGACGCAATTTTATTCTATGTCTTCTTTGAAGGCATGCTGATTCCGCTTTACCTGATTATCGGTATGTGGGGCGGTCCAAGACGCGTGTATGCGGCGATGAAATTGTTTTTATACACATTGTTGGGTTCGTTGTTGATGTTGGTGGCACTGATTTATTTGGGTTATCAAGCCAACAGCTTTATGATTTCTGATTTGCAAGCAATTAAGCAAATTCCTTTGGGTGTACAGCAATTGTTGTTCATTGCGTTTTTCCTGTCGTTTGCCGTGAAAGTGCCAATGTTCCCAGTGCATACTTGGCTGCCTGACGCACACGTTGAAGCCCCGACTGGTGGTTCGATGGTGTTGGCAGCGATTACACTGAAAATCGGCGCGTATGGTTTCTTGCGCTTTGTGTTGCCGATTGTGCCTGATGCGTCTCGCTATTTTGCACCAGTTGTGATTGTGTTGAGCTTGATTGCCGTGATTTACGTTGGTATGGTGGCGTTGGTGCAAACCGATATGAAAAAATTAGTGGCGTATTCATCAATTAGTCATATGGGTTTTGTAACGCTGGGTATTTTCTTGTTTAGTGGTATGTTTTCAGGCAGCCTTTTGGGTGAATTGAATGACTGGGGCTTAAAGGGTGCGATTGTGCAAATGATTTCGCATGGTTTTGTCTCTGCTGCGATGTTTATGTGTATTGGTGTTATGTATGATCGTTTGCACACGCGTAATATTGCCGATTATGGTGGCGTGGTCAATGTGATGCCAAAATTTGCGGCATTTATGATGCTGTTTGGGATGGCGAATGCAGGTTTGCCCGCAACTTCGGGTTTCGTTGGCGAATTTATGGTGATTATGGGCGCAGTTCATGTGAATTTGTGGATTGGGGCATTAGCGGCGATTACCCTGATTTTGGGTGCATCTTACACGTTGTGGATGTATAAACGCACGATTTTTGGCGAGATTACCAATCCGCACGTTGCTGAAATGAAAGATATCAACAAGCGTGAATTTGCGATTCTGACAATTTTAGCGATGGCTGTATTAGGTATGGGTTTGTATCCCGAAGCGTTTATTGCTGTGGTGCATCAAGCCGCAGATAATTTAATTGCCCAAGTGGCGCAAAGCAAAATTTGAGGTGTGTTATGGATTGGACAAGTTTGAATTTGAGTGTAGCCATGCCTGAAATTGTGTTGCTCACTGGTTTATTTGCTGTTTTGTTGGCGGATTTGTGGACGAATGATAAAAATCGTTACATTACACACGCATTGAGTATTATTGTTTTGTTGGCGGCTGTGTTTGGGCAAATGGCGGTTTGGACAACCGAACCGATTGCGGCATTGAGTGGAATGTATATTGCGGACGGTATTTCGCAATTAAGTAAAATTGCGATTTATTTGGGTACGGCGTTATTGTTTGTGTACGCCAAACCTTACAATCAAAACCGCGAAATTTTCAAAGGCGAATTCTATACGTTGGCATTATTTGCGAATGCAGGTATGGGCGTGATGATTAGTGCAGGGCATTTTTTGAGTGCTTACGTGGGGTTGGAGTTATTGTCGCTGTCGTTGTACGCGATGATTGCTTTGCGCCGTGAAGACGCACAAGCATCGGAAGCTGCATTGAAATATTTTGTATTGGGCGCGTTGGCATCGGGAATTTTGCTATATGGCATTTCCATGGTTTACGGTGCAACAGGCAGCCTGAATTTTGCGCAAATTGCAGCAGCTAGCCAAGCAGGTTCTGTTAATGAGTGGTTATTGAAATTAGGTGTGCTATTTATTGTGGCAGCGGTGGCGTTTAAATTTGGTGCTGCACCGTTTCATATGTGGGTGGCGGACGTGTATCAAGGCGCACCGACTTCGGTAGCAGCATTTGTGGGTTCTGTGCCAAAAATTGCGGCGACTGTATTCACATTCCGTATTATGGTAGGTGGTTTGTTGTTCCAAAAAGCGGATTGGCAAGTGATGTTTGCAGCGATTGCGATTGCATCATTGGCGGTGGGCAATTTGGCAGCCATTATGCAAACCAATTTAAAACGAATGTTGGCGTTTTCTACGGTATCGCACATGGGTTTTGTGTTGTTGGGTTTTTTGGGCAGTGTCATTGGGTTGGAAGCTGCAATATATTATGCGATTGCGTATGCTGTGATGAGTTCAGCTGGTTTTGGTGTGATGATGCTGTTGAGTCATCAAGGTTTTGAATGTGAAAATATTTCGGATTTAGCAGGTTTAAATCAACGCCATGCGTGGTATGCATTTATGATGTTGCTGGTGTTGTTTAGCATGGCTGGGATTCCACCACTGATGGGTTTTTACGCGAAATTTGCGGTATTAAAAGCGTTGGTTTCTGCACCTTATGCGTGGACGGTTGGTGTAGCGGTGTTTGCGGTGGTGATGTCGTTGGTTGGTGCGTTCTACTATTTACGCGTGGTTAAAACCATGTATTTTGACAATAAAGCAGACGAATCGCCCATTAACAGCGATTCATTGACTGCTGTATTATTGTCATTTAATGCAATTATGTTGTTGATTTGGGGAGTTTTCCCGAGTCAATTAATGAATTTTATTCAAATAGTATTGAAAAATTCAGGCTTTTAATATTTTGCAGGCTGCCTTGATAAGATTTAGATTATCAGGCAGCCTGAAAATTATTGTACAATTTCTTTTTTTACACAAAAATCAGATTATGACGACATCTATGTACACCTTATTGATTTTGGCGTTGATTATGGCGAATGCGCCATTTTTGACACAACGTGGATTGGGTGTGATTCCATTGAAAAATAAAAATATTTTGCATCATTTGAGTGAATTGGTTTTGGGATTTGTGTTGATTGCGGGGTTAGCATTTTTGCTGGAAAAACGCACGGGTGCGGTGCATCAACAGGGTTGGGCGTTCTATGCCATTGTGATTTGTTTGTATTTGGTGTTGAGTTTTCCTGCGTTTGTGTGGCGATATTTTTGGCATGGTCGCCATCGTGAGTAAACCATGATTCCGCTTATTTTACCCCAAGATTCGTTTCCGAATCCGCGTTATGCCATTGAAAATCAAGATGGTTTGGTTTGTGTAACCGACTCGCTGTCGCCTGCATTACTGCTGAAAGCTTATCCACAAGGCATTTTTCCTTGGTACAACGATGAGCATTTTTTTTATTGGTTCAGTATTGCACCGCGCGCAGTTTTGCTGCCTGAACAATTGAAGTTGTCGCGTTCGTTGAAAAAATCCATACAAAACAAGAGGTACTGTGTTTCAGTAAACCAGCAATTTGCAGAAGTCATTGCGCAATGTGCCGCCACGCCGCGACCACATCAACATGGCACTTGGATTGCACCTGCTTTTCAGGCAGCCTACACGCAATTGCACCAAATGGGACATGCGCATTCATTTGAATTTTATAATGAAAATAATAAATTAACAGGTGGGTTGTATGGTGTCCAAATTGGTCAAATTTTTTTTGGTGAATCCATGTTCGCACATGAATCCGATGCGAGTAAAATTGCGTTTGCGCACGCTGTACCATTTTTAGCCAAATGCGGCGTGCAACTGATTGATTGCCAACAAGATACCGAACATTTACGCCGTTTTGGTTCACAATTAATGGCGTTTAATGATTTTCAGGCAGCCTTAAAAAATGGCACAAATACGCGATTGAATCAACCTATTGTTGCACAAACCATTTTTCAGGCAGCCTGAAGCCTTAATACAGGAATTTCACGATGATAAATTTATTGGATACTGCCGCGCCCTCTTGGGACGATCCCATTGAAATGCTTTACGCGTGTCATGGTAAAGTGAAAAAATTTTGCAATCAAATTAATAAATTACCTGATTATTTACAACAAAATGGTTGTAACGATATCGCCAAGCAAGCCATCACACAAATTTGCACTTATTTTAATCGCGCCGCGCCTTTGCATCACGAAGACGAAGAGCAAAATTTTTTTCCTGAATTGGTGCAATTTTATCCGTTGGCACAACCTATTATCTCAGAATTAGAAAATCAACACATTGATTTACATGAAAATTGGCGATTATTGAATCAGCAATTATCTGCCGTGCTACAAGGCGAACGTGATGCGCTAGACAGTCTATTGATTCAGCAGTTTACTCAGGGGTACGCCAAACATATTCCCCAAGAAGAACAATTGTTTGAATGGGGTAAGCAACATATTCCTGCCGAAAATTTACGAAAAATTGGGCAAATGATGGCAGCACGTCGGCAATAATTTTTCAGGCTGCCTGAAAAAACAAATTTGTTTTGTCAATCTAACTGAAGGATATACCATGAGTTTTTTAAAATTAACCGATCAAAATGTAAACGGTAAAACCGTCTTAATTCGTGCTGATTTGAATGTTCCTTTTCAAGACGGCAAAATCAGCGATGATACGCGTGTTCGCGCTTCGCTGGCATCAATCCGCTATTGTTTGGATAATGGTGCAGGTGTGATTGTGATGAGCCATTTGGGTCGCCCCACCGAAGGCGAATTCAAACCCGAAGATGATGTTATGCCTGTTGCCAAACATTTAGGCGAATTACTTGGTAAAGAAGTTAGCGTATTGAATGACTGGCAGGGTACGCAGCCTGAAATCAAAGCTGGGGAAGTTGTGATGCTGCAAAATGTTCGCATCAACAAAGGTGAAAAGAAAAATAATGTTGAATTAGGTAAAGCCTACGCCAGTTTGTGCGATATTTTCGTAAATGATGCGTTTGGCACAGCACACCGCGCTGAAGCCTCTACAGAAGCAGTGGCAGCGGCTGCACCTGTGGCGTGTGCAGGGATTTTGATGGCTGGAGAATTGGATGCGTTAGGCAAAGCGTTGAAACAGCCAGCACGTCCATTGGTGGCAATTGTCGCGGGCAGCAAGGTTTCTACCAAATTGACGATTTTGGAAAGTTTGGCGGATAAAGTGGACAATTTGATTGTTGGCGGTGGTATTGCTAACACGTTTTTGTTGGCGCAAGGCAAACCGATTGGCAAATCTTTAGCCGAAGCAGATTTGGTGGACGAAGCCAAAAAAATCATGGACAAGATGGCGCAAAAAGGTGGCGTTGTGCCTTTGCCGGTTGATGTGGTTACTGCGAAAGAGTTTGCCCAAAACGCAAAAGCAGAAACCAAATCTATTGATGATGTGGCAGCAGACGACATGATTTTGGATATTGGTACACAGTCTGCGCAACAATTAGCCGAGATTTTGAAAAATGCTGGCACAATCGTGTGGAATGGTCCTGTTGGGGTATTTGAGTTTGACCAATTTGCAGGCGGTACAAAAGTGTTGGCGAAAGCGATTGCTGAGAGCGAGGGTTTCTCTATCGCAGGTGGTGGCGATACATTGGCGGCGATTGCCAAATTTGGGGTTACCGACCAAATCGGCTACATTTCCACAGGTGGTGGCGCATTCTTGGAGTTTTTGGAAGGCAAAGAATTGTCAGCCGTTGCCGCATTGGAAAAATTTGCAAAATAATTGACTTGGAATATTCAGGTTGCCTGAAAAGTATTTTCAACTTTTTCAGGCAGCCTGAAAGATTATTTTATGAATGGATTCAGTATGTTAAATTTTCTGCGTGCGTTCAATTAACCAATCCCGCGCCTTGCCGTCTACCAATGGCGACAATTTTTCACGTACATCAGCGTGATATGTGTTTAGCCAATCGCATTCGGCTGATGTTAATAACTCTTTGATAATCAAACGTGTATCAATCGGACACAATGTTACTGTCTCAAAACGTAAAAATTTGCCAAACGCGGTTTCTTGGGGGTTACTCACAGGCTGGCATACCACTAAATTCTCAATCCGAATCCCCCAACCACCCGAACGATAAATCGCGGGTTCATTGGAAATCAGCTGTCCTACTTTCAAAATATTATGTGGATTTGCTGCTGCCCGATAAGCAATTGATGCAGGAAATTCGTGTACATTCAAACAGTAACCCACGCCATGACCTGTGCCGTGTCCGTAATCGCATTGCGCTTGCCACATTGGCGCACGACAAATGGCATCAAGCACCGCCGCCGAAAGATTTTCAGGAAACACCGCCGATGCCAATGCAATATGCGCTTTCAGTACCAACGTAAAATCACGTTTTTCTGCATCACTTGCCGTGCCGATTGCCATGACACGTGTGATGTCGGTGGTGCCGTTGTGGTATTGTGCGCCTGAATCAATTAGTAATAAACCATTACCTTTCAATACGCTATGAGAATCAGGAGTAGCGGCATAATGTGGTTGTGCGCCATTTTCGCCAAAACCAGCAATCGTGCCAAAACTGGGAGAAATGTACAATGGTCGTTTGCTGCGATGCGCGGTCAAACGTTCGCCAATGTCCCATTCGGTGATGGTTTTGTCCATCATTAAATCGTGTTCCAATTCAGCGAAAAAGCCGCATAAAGCTGCGCCATCTTCGCGCATGGCTTGGCGAATGTGGGCGATTTCTTCGGCTGATTTTTGTGCTTTGAATAAACTGCTTGGGTTAATATCTTCAATTAATTCAATGTTATTGGGTAATTTTGCCAATGTGGATACGGCGGTTTTATTGGCATCAATTAACAGGCTGCCTGAAATGTTCGCCAATTCATTTACGATTTGATGATAATCATTTAATTCAATACCTGATTGATTTAAAAATTTTTTTTCGGTTTCGCCAAATTTATTCGCATCGGCAAATAAAATAGCGTGTGTAGCAGAAATAAGCAAATATGCCAAAAAAACAGGGTTATACGGCACATCATTGCCACGTAAATTTGTCAGCCATGCAATGTCATCTAAACTGGAAATTAAATGATAATCTGCTTGTTTTTTCTGCATAAATTCACGAATACGCGCCAATTTTTCTGTTGAGTTTTGGTAAATACATTCGCTGGCATGTGCAAAAACAGGCGCATCGGGTAACGCATTGCGTTCTGCCCACAAATCGGTTAATAAATCAATTTGTGTATTTAATTCAATGTTTTTGGCTGAAAAGGCAGCCTGAAAACGTTTTTGTGTTGCCCAAGATAACATATCCGCTGCCACCGCCACACGTGAATGATTTGGTAAATTTTGTGCCAGCCAATCGGCAGGTTCTGGCATGATTCCTTGTTTTTGTAAAATAATATGGCTATTGGCGAGTTGGTGAGCAGCTTGTTCCCAATAGCGACTGTCCGTCCACAATGCGGCCTGGTCTGCTGTAACCACCAATGTGCCAGCTGAACCCGTAAAACCGCTAAGCCATTGTCGCGCTTGCCAATGTTCGGGTAGATATTCGGACAAATGAGGGTCGGCAGTTGGGACGATGTAAGCATGAATTTTGTGTTGGCGCATCAAATCGCGTAATTGATTTAGTCTTTGATTTATCATGATAATTCCTTTAAGTGGAAATGAATAAATTAGATGAATAAAATGAGTGAATCAGTTTAGATATCCACTTCTGCTTTATCGCCTTCTACCTCCATCCATGCACGGCGTGAGCTGGCTTCGCCTTTGCCCATTAATTTTAGGAACACGCTTTCGGTGTTGTCTGCCATCGCTTCTGGAATATGGACTTGCAGCAGTCTGCGCGTGTCGGGGTGCAGCGTGGTGTCTTTGAGTTGGTCGGGATTCATTTCGCCCAACCCTTTGAATCGGCTAATGGAATAGGCGGATTCTTTGACATTTTCTTTTTTCAGGCGTTCCAAGATGCCATCTAATTCAGCTTGGTCTAATGCGTAGAATTTGCGGGCTGGTTTGGTTTTGCTTTGTGCGTTTACGTCCACGCGGAAAAGCGGCGGTTGTGCGACATAAATGTTGCCATTTTCTATTAATTTCGGGAAATGTCGGTAAAAAAGCGTTAAAAGCAAAACTTGAATATGAGAGCCATCAACGTCAGCATCGGACAAAATCGCAATTTTGCCATAACGCAAACCGCTTAAATCCACGTCTTCATTTTTGCCGTGTGGGTCTATGCCAATTGCCACCGATATATCGTGAATTTCGGCATTACCAAATAATTGGTCGCGATTTACTTCAAATGAATTCAATACTTTACCACGCAAAGGCAACACAGCCTGAAAACTTTTATCACGTGCTAATTTTGCTGAACCACCAGCAGAGTCGCCTTCCACCAAAAAAAGTTCATTTTCGCGTGTATCTTCGCTTTCGCAATCGGTTAATTTGCCTGGTAGAACTGCTACGCCCGAGCCTTTTTTCTTTTCAATTTTTTTCACGGAACGCATACGCGCTTGCGCTTGTTTAATTGCTAACTCCGCAATTTTTCTACCAATTTCCACATTTTGATTGAGCCACAATTCCAAAGGGTCGCTGCATACCGTTGCCACCAATTTCAGTGCATCGCGGTTGGTTAATTTGTCTTTGGTTTGCCCTTGAAATTGTGGATCCAAAACACGAGCCGACAGCACAAATGCCACGCGGCTGAATACGTCATCGCTTTGCAATTTTACACCACGAGGCAATAAGTTATGGTGCATGATAAAATTGTTTACCGCATTGAATGCAGCCTGCTTCAAACCTGCTTCATGCGTACCACCGAGTGGTGTGGGAATCAAATTGACGTAACTTTCATTGGCGCATGAACCGTCTTCCAGCCAAGTGAGTGCAAATGCTGCGCCTTCGCCTGCGTTGAAATCGTCGTGGCTGCCTGAAATGTAATTTTCCGCTGCAAAAATCGGTACAATTTCTTGTGTATTTTCCAGTAAATCGGTTAAATAGCTGCGTAAACCTTGCGGATAATGCCACGTTTGGGTTTCAGGTAGCCCTTTTATGTGGCGCGTTAGCGACACGGTAACACCTTGTAATAAAACTGCTTTAGCGCGTAATAGGCGTTCTAATTCGCCAATATTGTAGTTTGGGCTTTCAAAATATTTTGGATTGGGGTAGACGCGTACTTCTGTGCCTGTGTCTTTGATTGCACATTTGCCAATTTGCGTGAGCGGTTCAACCACATCGCCATTTGCGAACACAATCCGCGAGATTTTGCCTTCACGTTTCACCATCACTTCTAAGCGAGTGGAGAGTGCGTTGGTTACCGACACACCCACACCATGCAAACCACCTGAAAACGCATACGCGCCATCACCCGATTTTTTGTTGAATTTGCCACCTGCGTGTAGCTGGGTAAACACAAGTTCCACCACAGGAATTTTTTCTATTGGATGCAAACCAGTCGGGATACCGCGTCCGTTATCGCGTACGCAAAGCGAACCATCTGATTGAATTTTCACATCAATTTGAGTAGCAAAGCCACCTAAAGCTTCGTCTGCCGCATTGTCAATCACTTCTTGACAAATATGAGTGGGCGAGTCGGTGCGCGTGTACATACCAGGGCGTTCTTTGACAGGTTCTAAACCTTTTAAAACTTGGATACTGGATTCGGAATAAGATTGTTTTGTCATTATATTTTGGCTGTCTGAAAGATAGATAAACATCGCTATTATTATACAAAAAATACGCGTTTATTTTTCTGGTGAATTTGCTTGCGATTCTCACATCATCAAAATTAACCCATAAGTCGTTTAAAATAAAAATAGGACAGGGCGACCTCTGTGTACATCTTAGTACATAGGGAAGCGGGCAACGCAGCAGTATTTTTCATTTTAAACGACTATTAAGTTCAATTTGGCAAACCAATGTTTAAATCTATTAAACCGTTTCATTTAACTTGTTGGCGAATATGGTGATTTGGGTTTTGTTGGTGTTGCGTGTGATGGTTGTGGTTCGCATATTAATGTTGTCAAATGCTTTCAGGCAGCCTTTCAATACACGACAAACCCAAAAGCTTATTATTTACTTACGCCAATTGGTTTGATTTTCACTTTGGATTTGGGTAATTTCTTCGGTAGCGAGATTGATTGCGGTCAATTGTCCTCCCCACAACGCGCCCGTATCCAACGCAATAATTTGTTTTTCATTCAGAAATCCCAATGCTGACCAATGTCCGAACACAATTTGATGACTCAAATGCTGCCGATTAGGCGCATCAAACCATGCGTACTGGGGCGTAGGAATGTTGTGGTACACGTTTTTGTATTGATGGTCTAATCCATTGTTTGGATTGAGTACGCGCATTCGGGTAAACGCATTTGTGATAAAGCGCAAACGGTCGTATCCCTCCAAATCGGGAGACCAAAATTCAGGTTGGTTGCCATACATATTGGCAAAATAACCACGTGGATTGTGGTGTAATTCCTGTTCTACTTCATGCGCTAATTGGGCGGATTGCGCCACTGTCCACTCTGGGAATAAGCCAGCGTGTACCAAAACATGGGTTTGGTTATGGCGCATTAACGGTTGTTGGCGCAACCAATCACGCATTTTGTTTAAATTAGGGTGTTGCAAGATTGAGGTAAGCGTGTCGCTGCGTTTGAGTTTGCCGTAGCCGTATGCCAGCGCGAGCAGGTGTAAATCATGATTGCCTAACACCATTTGTACGCTGCTTTCGTGTTGCATACAAAATTGCAGGCATTCCAATGAGTATGCACCACGATTAACAATATCGCCTACCAGCCACAGAGTGTCTGTTCCATGATTAAAATTTATTTTATTCAATAATTTGGCTAATTCGGTATAGCAACCTTGTAAATCGCCAATTGCATAATGTGCCATGATGGGTATTCTCATGAAAAATGATTTTCAGGCAGCCTGAAAATTAAGAACCTGTATTCACAGCCAAGTGCGATGTCTTTTTGCTCCATTTAGCACGCCTGCTGCGTTGAATTTCATACTGATAGGAACACTATTTAGCACAAAATTTGCCTTGCGTTCGTACCAACTGGGACAAAAAACATTTCACGTTAGCTATGAATACAGGTTCTAATTTTGTGAATAGCTGTCATTACCTGATTTTTTTTGAATAAATTCAATTTTATATCCGTCAGGATCTTCCACAAAGGCAATCACGGTGCTGCCGTGTTTCATTGGGCCAGCTTCACGCGTTACTTTACCGCCTTTGGCGCGAACTGCATCACAAGCCGCGTAGGCATCGTCCACTTCAACTGCGATGTGTCCAAAAGCATTGCCCAAATCGTAAGTTGGTGTGTCCCAATTGTGGGTTAATTCTAAAACGGTGGTATCGCTTTCTTCGCCATAGCCGACAAAAGCAAGTGTGAATTTGCCTTCAGGATAATCTTTGCGGCGTAATACGCGCATTCCTAAAACTTCTGTATAAAAATTCAAAGATTTATCTAAATTACCCACGCGTAACATAGTGTGTAATAATCGCATAATGTTTATTTTCCCATCAAAATTGATTAAAAAAGTATTCTAACATAATTAAATGCCCTACAATTAGGTTAAACCGAAGGACTTGAAAGAAAGACAATATGAAGTACAGCAAAATTTTAGGGACAGGCAGCTATTTACCTCAAAATCGTGTCAGCAATG
This genomic window contains:
- a CDS encoding DNA topoisomerase IV subunit B, with amino-acid sequence MTKQSYSESSIQVLKGLEPVKERPGMYTRTDSPTHICQEVIDNAADEALGGFATQIDVKIQSDGSLCVRDNGRGIPTGLHPIEKIPVVELVFTQLHAGGKFNKKSGDGAYAFSGGLHGVGVSVTNALSTRLEVMVKREGKISRIVFANGDVVEPLTQIGKCAIKDTGTEVRVYPNPKYFESPNYNIGELERLLRAKAVLLQGVTVSLTRHIKGLPETQTWHYPQGLRSYLTDLLENTQEIVPIFAAENYISGSHDDFNAGEGAAFALTWLEDGSCANESYVNLIPTPLGGTHEAGLKQAAFNAVNNFIMHHNLLPRGVKLQSDDVFSRVAFVLSARVLDPQFQGQTKDKLTNRDALKLVATVCSDPLELWLNQNVEIGRKIAELAIKQAQARMRSVKKIEKKKGSGVAVLPGKLTDCESEDTRENELFLVEGDSAGGSAKLARDKSFQAVLPLRGKVLNSFEVNRDQLFGNAEIHDISVAIGIDPHGKNEDVDLSGLRYGKIAILSDADVDGSHIQVLLLTLFYRHFPKLIENGNIYVAQPPLFRVDVNAQSKTKPARKFYALDQAELDGILERLKKENVKESAYSISRFKGLGEMNPDQLKDTTLHPDTRRLLQVHIPEAMADNTESVFLKLMGKGEASSRRAWMEVEGDKAEVDI
- a CDS encoding symmetrical bis(5'-nucleosyl)-tetraphosphatase, with translation MAHYAIGDLQGCYTELAKLLNKINFNHGTDTLWLVGDIVNRGAYSLECLQFCMQHESSVQMVLGNHDLHLLALAYGYGKLKRSDTLTSILQHPNLNKMRDWLRQQPLMRHNQTHVLVHAGLFPEWTVAQSAQLAHEVEQELHHNPRGYFANMYGNQPEFWSPDLEGYDRLRFITNAFTRMRVLNPNNGLDHQYKNVYHNIPTPQYAWFDAPNRQHLSHQIVFGHWSALGFLNEKQIIALDTGALWGGQLTAINLATEEITQIQSENQTNWRK
- the gloA gene encoding lactoylglutathione lyase gives rise to the protein MRLLHTMLRVGNLDKSLNFYTEVLGMRVLRRKDYPEGKFTLAFVGYGEESDTTVLELTHNWDTPTYDLGNAFGHIAVEVDDAYAACDAVRAKGGKVTREAGPMKHGSTVIAFVEDPDGYKIEFIQKKSGNDSYSQN